One segment of Penaeus vannamei isolate JL-2024 chromosome 3, ASM4276789v1, whole genome shotgun sequence DNA contains the following:
- the LOC113819617 gene encoding uncharacterized protein: MKVLAVLLVVCAVALAGPAVLDSAQATQQPIIPYNFGYEIADAATNNFQNRAEIKTPNGDVFGSWSWLMPSNEIFTLSYNVTGNLGFRYSINITPVGGAAA; the protein is encoded by the exons ATGAAG GTTTTGGCTGTGTTGCTCGTTGTCTGCGCCGTGGCACTTGCCGGCCCGGCCGTGCTAGACTCCGCACAGGCAACCCAGCAG cCCATCATCCCGTACAACTTCGGCTACGAGATCGCGGACGCCGCCACCAACAACTTCCAGAACCGCGCCGAGATCAAGACGCCCAACGGAGACGTCTTCGGCTCGTGGTCGTGGCTGATGCCCTCCAACGAGATCTTCACCCTCTCCTACAACGTCACCGGAAACCTGGGCTTCCGCTACTCCATCAACATCACGCCCGTTGGAGGCGCGGCGGCGTAG